The Paenibacillus sp. RC334 nucleotide sequence GTACTGGATTCGGTGGGACTACCGGATACAGCGCAGAACAGGGAGCTGATACAGGCGATGCAAAAGAATGGCGTACCGTTGACATCGGAAAATGCGGCTTCTTTACGAGACGCTTTGGCGAAGCAGCCGGGAAAAGTACAAATAGAGACGTTTGTGCAGGCAGCAGCGGTTGCCTTTCAACGTGGATTGCCGTTGACGGCGGAAAGTATAAACGGCCTGCGACAGGCGATGTTTGGGCCTCCTTTAAATGATCTTTTGTCTTCGCTGGAGCAGGAGCTTGAAGCAGTATTCAAGCAGCAAGGTCAAGGAGCATCTGGTGACCGTATGGCGGGAGAAGCAACAGCGGTAAAGGGGGCTGACCGAATGTCCCCTGCTCCATCAGGCGCTTCTTCAGCTGTGATTGCAGATGCACCAGAAGGCCAAGTTCCTGTATTGTCCAAAGATGCCGCTGCTGTTACTACAAAGCAGGCAGAAGCGGCACTGGCAGCAGGAGGCAAGGAGACGCTGAAAGGGACTCAGGCGGCAAATCTTGCTGCTATGGTGGGTGAAGCGGGCGCTTCGGCGACAGACACGGATGCTCCGACTGGTACTGCTGCATCTGTAGCTAAAGGTGCTGCCTCCGGGGAACCAGCACTAGCTAATGGGCGTGGAGCCATAGCCACGGACGTGGTGGCGGACTCTGGTGTAAATGCACCTGAATCGGGCGCTGATGCACTAAGGGCTTCACGTGCCGGAGCGGAGAAGCCGCAAGCAGCCACAGCGGGTACACAGCAGCCTAAGGGCGCCGACGGCGCTCCAGCGGCGGCAATGGCAGAGCCTGCCGGGGCGAAGCCCGCTGCAAACGCCGCTATGGCCGACCGTGCCGCCGCGCAGCTGGCTGGCGGCTCTGCGCCGCAGGCCGCTGCGGGCAACGCGGCCACGCCGGAGGCGCCTCTTCAGCGGCTGCGTACGCTGCTGCAAGAGCTGCGCGCGGCGGTGCCGCCCGCGCTGGGCACGGCTGCGCCGGAGCAGCCCGCAACAGAAGCGCCGCAGCCTGCGGCTGGCGCTCTGCGGGCTACGGACGCAGCTGCTGCGCAGCCAGCGGCGTCCAGCACGCAGCTCACCCCCACGGAGGACCCGTGGGTGGGCCGCGTGCTGAAGCTGCTCGGTGCAGAGCACGAGCAGCAGGTACACCGCGCGGCTGCACAGACCGCGCAGGGAACGGCGGCGGCCCGTATGGAGCCGCCGGAAGGAACGCATCCGCTGCCGGGATTAGCGGCTGCGGCGGGCGGTACGGTGTCAGCGGATGCCGACACCGTAAAGGGGGCGCTGCTCCAGTTGATGGGCAGCGATGACCTGCCGCCTGCCCTGAAAGAGGCGGCGCAGCAGGTCGTGCAGCACCTGACGGGTCAGCAGTTGCTGCTGAATACGGACCGTACGGCCCCTTTTGCACAGGTACACATGTTTATTCCGTTTGTCGGACCGGATGGTCGTGAAACAGCTACGATCCAGATTCAGTCTCGACGCGGTAAACGCGGGGAACTGGATGCATCCAACTGCCGGCTTTGGTTTGATTTGGACATGAAGGCGCTAGGGCCAACATTGGTGGATGTGCAAGTCGTGGACCGGATAGTGAGCCTTAAGCTCCATAACGATCAGGATTGGGCTGCTTCGCTGTTGACCAGCGGGCGTGAATCCATTCATACGGCGCTGGAATCGCTAGGGTATCAGCTTTTATCCCTGCGCACCGAACCGATGCCGATAAGGACTGGACAGGAGAGCAAAGGTCTGGTCTCTTCGGAGGTACAAAGCTATGTGCCTCAGCCGTATAAAGGAGTCGATCTTAAAATATGAA carries:
- a CDS encoding DNA ligase; translated protein: MNIGSVFRGLLGDVKAGEAKKLDMQPGQVVRGVVLKVSEDGGEAVLQIQGSQVRAKLETPLQPGQSTLLQVQPASPSGMTVLKPLNDAANTGQQTVALADVLDSVGLPDTAQNRELIQAMQKNGVPLTSENAASLRDALAKQPGKVQIETFVQAAAVAFQRGLPLTAESINGLRQAMFGPPLNDLLSSLEQELEAVFKQQGQGASGDRMAGEATAVKGADRMSPAPSGASSAVIADAPEGQVPVLSKDAAAVTTKQAEAALAAGGKETLKGTQAANLAAMVGEAGASATDTDAPTGTAASVAKGAASGEPALANGRGAIATDVVADSGVNAPESGADALRASRAGAEKPQAATAGTQQPKGADGAPAAAMAEPAGAKPAANAAMADRAAAQLAGGSAPQAAAGNAATPEAPLQRLRTLLQELRAAVPPALGTAAPEQPATEAPQPAAGALRATDAAAAQPAASSTQLTPTEDPWVGRVLKLLGAEHEQQVHRAAAQTAQGTAAARMEPPEGTHPLPGLAAAAGGTVSADADTVKGALLQLMGSDDLPPALKEAAQQVVQHLTGQQLLLNTDRTAPFAQVHMFIPFVGPDGRETATIQIQSRRGKRGELDASNCRLWFDLDMKALGPTLVDVQVVDRIVSLKLHNDQDWAASLLTSGRESIHTALESLGYQLLSLRTEPMPIRTGQESKGLVSSEVQSYVPQPYKGVDLKI